A part of Oryctolagus cuniculus chromosome 4, mOryCun1.1, whole genome shotgun sequence genomic DNA contains:
- the GPR160 gene encoding probable G-protein coupled receptor 160, giving the protein MTALSSENCAVQYELHQTNQPLDANCLLFLIILGKILLNIVTLAMRRKNTHENFMGCFCISLALVDLLLLVNISIISYYRDFVLLGIRFTKYHICLFTQIISFTYGFLHYPVFLIACIDYCLHFSNTTMLSFKCQKLLYFFIVIITWVSVLAYVLGDPSIDQSLKTQNGFSFQCPFYISSQSYWLAFAMVLVLLAAFITSWSEVMTLVQAIRITSYMNETILYFPFSSHSSYNVNSKKVLLSKLIVCFLGTWLPFVLLQVIILLLKVQIPAYMDLNIPWLYLVNSFLIATIYWFNCHKLNLRDVVLPVDPFVNWKCCFIPLIVPNFEQIEKPMSVITC; this is encoded by the coding sequence atgacCGCTCTCTCTTCAGAGAACTGTGCTGTTCAGTATGAGTTACATCAGACAAACCAGCCCCTAGATGCTAACTGTCTGCTGTTCTTGATCATACTCGGGAAAATACTTCTAAACATTGTCACGCtagcaatgagaagaaaaaacACCCATGAAAACTTTATGGGatgtttttgtatttctctaGCACTTGTTGATCTTTTACTTTTGGTAAACATTTCCATTATATCCTATTACAGGGATTTTGTACTTTTGGGCATTCGGTTTACTAAATACCACATCTGCCTGTTTACTCAAATTATTTCCTTTACTTACGGCTTTTTGCATTATCCAGTTTTCCTGATAGCCTGTATCGACTATTGCCTGCATTTCTCTAACACCACCATGCTGTCATTTAAATGtcaaaaattactttatttctttatagtAATTATAACTTGGGTTTCAGTCCTAGCTTATGTTTTGGGAGATCCATCCATTGACCAAAGCCTGAAGACACAGAATGGTTTTTCTTTTCAGTGTCCTTTCTACATCAGCAGTCAGAGTTACTGGCTGGCCTTTGCCATGGTGCTGGTTTTACTTGCAGCTTTTATAACCTCTTGGTCAGAGGTCATGACGTTGGTACAGGCTATTAGAATAACTTCCTATATGAATGAGACTAtcctatattttcctttttcatcccaCTCTAGTTATAACGTGAACTCTAAAAAAGTACTATTGTCCAAACTCATTGTCTGTTTTCTTGGTACCTGGCTACCATTTGTACTACTTCAAGTAATCATTCTTTTACTTAAAGTACAGATACCAGCATATATGGATCTGAACATTCCCTGGTTGTACTTGGTCAATAGCTTCCTCATTGCTACAATTTATTGGTTTAATTGTCACAAGCTTAATTTAAGAGATGTTGTGTTACCTGTGGATCCATTTGTGAACTGGAAATGCTGCTTTATTCCACTTATAGTTCCTAATTTTGAGCAAATTGAAAAGCCTATGTCAGTAATCACATGTTAG